One genomic window of Rhizomicrobium sp. includes the following:
- a CDS encoding type II toxin-antitoxin system RelE/ParE family toxin, with translation MTKVIYAPAAEFELVEIGGYIALDSERNAEAFVTKLREKATRIALNPRIYRMRDDLSPGLRSAALGNYLILFRIVAGGIEVARIVHGARDLPRLFEK, from the coding sequence ATGACGAAGGTCATCTATGCGCCGGCGGCCGAGTTCGAGCTTGTCGAGATCGGCGGATATATCGCGCTCGACAGCGAGCGCAACGCGGAAGCGTTCGTGACGAAACTTCGGGAAAAGGCCACCCGAATTGCCCTCAACCCGCGCATCTATCGCATGCGAGACGACCTGTCGCCGGGATTGCGTTCGGCGGCGCTCGGAAACTATCTGATCTTGTTTCGCATCGTCGCTGGCGGCATCGAAGTCGCCCGCATCGTCCACGGCGCGCGCGATCTGCCGCGGCTGTTCGAGAAATAG
- a CDS encoding amidohydrolase family protein, with protein MSIALHSARLWSAGDGVREGLSVLVEGNRIARIAPRGEIGVADQVVELPGCTLLPGLMDLHSHLFLHPYNETPWDDQVLKEAEAYRTVRAVNHARATLAAGFTTLRDLGTEGAGYADVALKRAIAEGLTPGPRLLVAGPAIVATGSYGPARRNFRPDCCFPQGAEEASGIDAVVRAVRHQAAHGADWIKLYADYRAGPDGETVPTFSIDEMRAACDAAHSLGRPVASHATSDEGMRRSAIAGVDTIEHGYGGTRATFDLMRLKGIALLPTLMAATSISLYRGDHVPGGPASPRMAQAANAFRLAREAGVVIGCGSDVGVFAHGTNLDELIAMAGLGMSADEALTAATAVNARILRRENDLGRVAEGFLADLIAVNGDPTADLAALAKPAFVMTDGMWR; from the coding sequence GTGAGCATCGCGCTGCATTCCGCCCGCCTGTGGAGCGCCGGCGACGGCGTGCGCGAGGGGCTGTCCGTTCTGGTCGAGGGCAACCGCATCGCCCGCATCGCGCCGCGCGGCGAGATCGGGGTGGCGGATCAGGTCGTCGAACTTCCCGGCTGCACGCTGCTGCCCGGGCTGATGGATCTGCATTCGCATCTCTTCCTGCATCCCTACAACGAGACGCCATGGGACGATCAGGTGCTGAAGGAGGCCGAGGCCTATCGCACCGTGCGCGCGGTGAACCATGCGCGGGCGACGCTGGCGGCGGGCTTCACGACGCTGCGCGATCTCGGCACCGAGGGCGCCGGCTATGCCGATGTCGCCCTGAAGCGCGCCATCGCGGAAGGGCTGACGCCCGGCCCGCGCCTGCTCGTGGCCGGGCCGGCCATCGTCGCCACCGGCTCCTACGGCCCGGCGCGGCGCAATTTCCGTCCCGATTGCTGCTTTCCACAAGGCGCCGAGGAAGCGAGCGGCATCGACGCGGTCGTGCGCGCGGTGCGCCACCAGGCGGCGCATGGCGCGGACTGGATCAAGCTCTATGCCGATTACCGCGCCGGGCCGGACGGCGAGACGGTGCCGACCTTCTCCATCGACGAGATGCGCGCCGCCTGCGACGCGGCTCATTCGCTCGGCCGGCCGGTGGCGAGCCATGCGACCAGCGACGAAGGCATGCGTCGTTCGGCGATCGCCGGCGTCGATACGATCGAGCATGGCTATGGCGGCACGCGGGCGACTTTCGATCTGATGCGGCTGAAGGGCATCGCCCTGTTGCCGACGCTGATGGCGGCGACATCGATCAGCCTCTATCGCGGCGATCATGTGCCGGGCGGGCCCGCCAGTCCGCGCATGGCGCAGGCGGCGAATGCGTTCCGCCTGGCGCGCGAGGCCGGCGTCGTCATCGGCTGCGGCAGCGATGTCGGCGTCTTCGCGCATGGCACCAATCTCGACGAACTGATCGCGATGGCCGGGCTCGGCATGAGCGCCGACGAGGCGCTGACGGCGGCGACGGCGGTGAACGCGCGCATCCTGCGCCGCGAAAACGATCTTGGCCGCGTCGCGGAGGGCTTCCTCGCCGATCTCATCGCCGTGAACGGAGATCCCACGGCCGATCTCGCGGCGCTGGCCAAGCCGGCCTTTGTGATGACGGATGGCATGTGGCGGTAA
- the bioD gene encoding dethiobiotin synthase, whose product MSAYFVTATGTDIGKTFVTAGLIRHLRRLGKPVAALKPLVSGYDDASAVASDPGALLDALGEVATPDAVARLAPWRFAAPLSPDMAAAREGRAIDFAALVQFCRAGMAANTGTLFIEGVGGIMVPLDGTHTVLDWAGALGLPLILVAGSYLGTLSHTLTALRVIAAAKLDVAALVLNESIGSAVPLGETAATLARFAPKVPIVALARGTSDFAPLAALLK is encoded by the coding sequence ATGAGCGCGTACTTCGTGACCGCCACCGGCACCGATATCGGCAAGACCTTCGTCACCGCCGGCCTGATCCGCCATCTGCGCAGGCTGGGAAAACCCGTCGCCGCGCTCAAGCCACTGGTCAGCGGCTATGACGACGCATCGGCCGTCGCGAGCGATCCCGGTGCGCTGCTTGACGCGCTGGGCGAGGTGGCGACGCCCGATGCCGTGGCGCGGCTGGCGCCCTGGCGGTTCGCCGCCCCGCTCTCGCCGGACATGGCGGCGGCGCGCGAGGGCCGCGCCATCGACTTCGCCGCGCTGGTCCAATTCTGCCGCGCGGGCATGGCGGCGAACACTGGCACGCTGTTCATCGAGGGCGTCGGCGGGATCATGGTGCCGCTCGACGGCACGCACACCGTGCTCGACTGGGCGGGCGCGCTCGGCCTGCCGCTGATCCTGGTCGCCGGTTCCTATCTGGGCACGCTCAGCCATACGCTGACGGCGCTCCGCGTCATCGCCGCCGCGAAGCTCGACGTGGCGGCGCTGGTCCTCAACGAGAGCATCGGATCGGCCGTGCCGCTGGGCGAGACCGCGGCCACGCTGGCGCGCTTCGCGCCGAAGGTTCCCATCGTCGCGCTGGCGCGCGGCACCAGCGATTTCGCGCCGCTCGCGGCCCTGCTGAAATAA
- a CDS encoding 3-(methylthio)propionyl-CoA ligase — MLGQMQDWPLLVHKIIDHAAIWHGDREIVSRSVEGPIHRTTYGEIATRSRKVAEVLDRLGIRPGDRVATLAWNTWRHLETWYGITGVGAVYHTLNPRLFPDQLVYIANHAEDKVLFFDITFADLVAQLAPRLPKVELYVALTDAAHLPKAAIPNLVAYEEFIAGASGTYKWKEVDEKDACGLCYTSGTTGNPKGVLYSHRSNVLHTLMVAQTDAQGLSGRDAILPVVPMFHANAWGIAFVAPMVGAKLVMPGPKMDGNSICELLTDEVVTMTAAVPTVWLALLQYLEQTGKTLPHMKRVLIGGAACPRSMIETFETKYGVQVIHAWGMTEMSPCGTLGTLKPHIAELPYDKQLDYKAKQGHPVFGVEMKITDDAGNTLPHDGKAFGRLKVRGPAVASGYFRGEGAEAFDAEGWFDTGDVATIDPEGYMTITDRSKDVIKSGGEWISSIEIENIAVGHPSVAEAAVIGVRHPKWDERPLLIVVLKPGKTATGEEILDYLKGRIAKWWMPDDVQFVADIPHTATGKIQKTALREQFTAYRLPTAAE, encoded by the coding sequence ATGCTCGGGCAGATGCAGGACTGGCCTTTGCTGGTCCACAAGATCATCGACCATGCCGCGATCTGGCATGGCGACCGCGAGATCGTCAGCCGCTCGGTCGAAGGGCCGATCCACCGCACCACCTATGGCGAGATCGCCACGCGGTCGCGCAAGGTGGCCGAGGTGCTCGACCGGCTCGGCATCCGGCCCGGCGACCGGGTCGCGACGCTGGCCTGGAACACCTGGCGGCATCTGGAGACCTGGTACGGCATCACCGGCGTCGGCGCGGTCTATCACACGCTGAACCCGCGCCTGTTCCCCGACCAGCTCGTCTACATCGCCAACCACGCCGAGGACAAAGTCCTGTTCTTCGACATCACCTTCGCCGATCTGGTGGCGCAGCTCGCGCCCAGACTGCCCAAGGTCGAGCTCTATGTCGCGCTGACCGACGCGGCGCACCTGCCGAAAGCCGCGATCCCCAACCTCGTGGCCTATGAGGAGTTCATCGCCGGCGCCAGCGGCACCTACAAATGGAAGGAGGTCGACGAGAAGGATGCCTGCGGCCTCTGCTACACTTCCGGCACGACGGGCAATCCCAAGGGCGTGCTCTATTCCCACCGCTCCAACGTGCTGCACACGCTGATGGTGGCGCAGACCGACGCGCAGGGCCTCTCGGGCCGCGACGCCATCCTGCCCGTGGTGCCGATGTTCCATGCCAATGCCTGGGGCATCGCCTTCGTCGCGCCGATGGTCGGCGCCAAGCTGGTCATGCCGGGGCCGAAGATGGACGGCAATTCGATCTGCGAGCTTTTGACCGACGAAGTGGTGACGATGACCGCGGCGGTGCCGACCGTGTGGCTGGCGCTGCTGCAATATCTCGAACAGACCGGCAAGACGCTGCCGCACATGAAGCGCGTGCTGATCGGCGGCGCGGCCTGCCCGCGCTCGATGATCGAGACCTTCGAGACCAAATACGGCGTGCAGGTGATCCATGCCTGGGGCATGACCGAGATGAGCCCGTGCGGCACGCTCGGCACCCTCAAGCCGCACATCGCGGAGCTGCCCTACGACAAGCAGCTCGACTACAAAGCCAAGCAGGGCCATCCGGTGTTCGGCGTCGAGATGAAGATCACCGACGACGCCGGCAACACCCTGCCGCATGACGGCAAGGCGTTCGGGCGCCTGAAGGTGCGCGGGCCGGCGGTCGCGTCCGGCTATTTCCGCGGCGAAGGCGCCGAGGCGTTCGACGCCGAGGGCTGGTTCGACACCGGCGATGTCGCCACCATCGATCCGGAAGGCTATATGACCATCACCGACCGCTCCAAGGACGTGATCAAGTCGGGCGGCGAATGGATCTCCTCCATCGAGATCGAGAACATCGCGGTCGGCCATCCGAGCGTGGCCGAGGCCGCGGTGATCGGCGTGCGCCATCCCAAATGGGACGAAAGGCCGCTGCTGATCGTGGTGCTCAAGCCCGGCAAGACCGCGACGGGGGAGGAGATTCTGGATTATCTGAAGGGCAGGATCGCTAAGTGGTGGATGCCGGACGACGTGCAGTTCGTGGCCGACATCCCGCACACCGCCACCGGCAAGATCCAGAAGACGGCGCTGCGCGAACAGTTCACCGCCTATCGCCTGCCCACCGCCGCGGAGTAG
- a CDS encoding helix-turn-helix domain-containing protein has protein sequence MKSGPDIAPVAALLGDPARANMLTALLAGRALTAGELAREAGVTAQTASSHLAKLTQGGLVVPRRQGRHAYYALAGAEAAALLETLLRFADRTGHRRTRTGPAEPALRRARVCYDHLAGDLGVALFDGLLARDLLVRRGEELALSRKGEAFVRDFGIDLDAARLARRALCKDCLDWSARRSHLAGALGAALLDRLYDLGWAKRERTSRAVTFTPPGLRAFERTFAA, from the coding sequence ATGAAATCCGGCCCCGACATCGCGCCCGTCGCCGCCCTGCTGGGCGATCCGGCCCGCGCCAATATGCTGACCGCGCTGCTCGCCGGCCGGGCGCTGACCGCCGGCGAATTGGCGCGCGAGGCCGGTGTCACGGCGCAGACCGCGAGCTCGCATCTTGCCAAGCTGACGCAAGGCGGGCTGGTCGTGCCGCGCCGCCAGGGGCGCCATGCCTATTACGCACTCGCCGGCGCCGAGGCGGCGGCGCTGCTCGAGACGCTGCTGCGCTTCGCCGATCGCACCGGCCACCGCCGCACGCGCACCGGCCCGGCCGAGCCGGCGCTGCGCCGGGCACGGGTCTGCTACGACCATCTGGCCGGCGATCTCGGCGTGGCGCTGTTCGACGGATTGCTGGCGCGGGACCTGCTGGTGCGGCGCGGTGAAGAACTGGCGTTGTCGCGCAAGGGCGAAGCCTTCGTCCGCGACTTCGGCATCGATCTCGACGCCGCGCGGCTGGCGCGCCGGGCGCTGTGCAAGGATTGCTTGGATTGGAGCGCGCGCCGCAGCCACCTCGCTGGGGCGCTCGGCGCCGCGCTGCTGGACCGCCTCTACGATCTGGGCTGGGCGAAGCGCGAGCGGACCAGCCGCGCCGTGACGTTCACGCCGCCGGGACTTCGGGCGTTCGAAAGAACGTTCGCGGCCTAG
- a CDS encoding type II toxin-antitoxin system ParD family antitoxin, with protein MAKVRKISIALPQEMLDDIRYAVDSGQYASASEVVREAVREWKGPKKHPFPPNYPYVDNIDDLRRMVQEGIASLDRGEGIPAEKVYAEMRARIREVARSKKRK; from the coding sequence ATGGCCAAGGTCCGGAAAATCTCCATCGCGCTGCCGCAGGAAATGCTCGACGACATCCGCTATGCGGTGGATTCGGGGCAGTACGCCTCGGCCAGCGAAGTCGTGCGTGAAGCGGTGCGCGAGTGGAAGGGACCGAAGAAGCATCCCTTCCCGCCGAACTATCCCTATGTCGACAACATCGATGATCTGCGCCGCATGGTGCAGGAGGGGATCGCTTCGCTGGATCGCGGCGAGGGGATCCCGGCGGAGAAAGTCTACGCCGAGATGCGCGCGCGCATTCGAGAGGTGGCGCGCTCCAAGAAGCGCAAATGA
- a CDS encoding alpha/beta hydrolase — protein MFVTVNGARLFFDTVGAKLSPESERMAEKPSLIVMHGGPGFDHSTMRPYFDRFADTHQVIYIDHRGNGRSGGEPATWNLAQWGDDVKGLCDVLGIEKPLVFGQSFGGMVAIAYAIRHPGHASKVVFSSTAARIHLDETFAILESRGGKEARRIAEAFWLKPDDAAFADYIRVCMPLYNPPNTPAADQAAARRRAIMKPQVTRYFSLGEMLTMDMRPGLAKVTCPALVLAGGYDPITPVSCAREIFDALPVGVRRLELFENAGHGVYRDEPERAEKLLRGFFAA, from the coding sequence ATGTTCGTCACCGTCAACGGCGCACGCCTCTTCTTCGACACGGTCGGCGCCAAGCTTTCGCCCGAGAGCGAGCGGATGGCGGAGAAGCCGTCGCTGATCGTGATGCATGGCGGGCCGGGCTTCGATCATTCGACCATGCGGCCCTATTTCGACCGCTTCGCCGACACGCATCAGGTGATCTATATCGACCATCGCGGCAACGGACGCTCGGGCGGCGAACCCGCGACCTGGAACCTCGCCCAATGGGGCGACGACGTGAAAGGGCTGTGCGACGTCCTCGGCATCGAGAAGCCCTTGGTGTTCGGCCAGTCCTTCGGCGGCATGGTGGCCATCGCCTATGCGATCCGCCATCCCGGGCATGCGTCCAAGGTGGTGTTCTCCTCGACCGCGGCGCGCATCCATCTGGACGAGACCTTCGCCATCCTGGAATCGCGCGGCGGCAAGGAGGCGCGCCGGATCGCCGAGGCGTTCTGGCTGAAGCCCGACGACGCGGCCTTCGCCGACTACATACGGGTGTGCATGCCGCTCTACAATCCGCCGAACACGCCGGCCGCCGACCAGGCGGCGGCGCGCCGCCGCGCCATCATGAAGCCGCAGGTGACGCGCTATTTCTCGCTGGGCGAGATGCTGACGATGGATATGCGTCCCGGTCTCGCGAAGGTGACCTGCCCCGCGCTGGTGCTGGCCGGCGGCTACGATCCGATCACGCCGGTGAGTTGCGCGCGCGAGATCTTCGACGCGCTGCCGGTGGGCGTGCGGCGGCTCGAGCTCTTCGAGAATGCCGGCCACGGCGTCTATCGCGACGAGCCCGAGCGGGCGGAAAAGCTGCTGCGCGGTTTCTTCGCGGCTTGA
- a CDS encoding NIPSNAP family protein, whose amino-acid sequence MTVTCCIRYVLDPYKRDAFEAYAKKWLTIIPACGGDLVGYWMPHEGTDNIALALISFDSLAAYEQYRARLKADENALANFRFAQDECFILSEERSFLRKVE is encoded by the coding sequence ATGACCGTGACCTGCTGCATCCGATACGTGCTCGATCCCTACAAGCGCGATGCGTTCGAGGCTTATGCCAAAAAATGGCTGACGATCATCCCGGCCTGCGGCGGCGATCTCGTGGGCTATTGGATGCCGCATGAGGGGACAGACAACATCGCGCTGGCGCTGATCTCGTTCGATAGCCTGGCGGCCTATGAGCAGTATCGCGCCCGGCTGAAGGCCGACGAAAACGCACTGGCGAATTTCCGCTTCGCGCAAGACGAATGCTTCATCCTGAGCGAGGAACGCAGCTTTCTGCGCAAGGTGGAATAA
- a CDS encoding S41 family peptidase has product MANLARRMAVGAALLFCGCARAAAPAALTPAQDHAVIDAVARLVSAHYVIPEKRDGIVAELRRREAAGRYTIANPAQFAQILSDDMVAIAQDRHMWFDYDPAAYQAALLPRDANDSDPLSDAASARDNQGYEEMRILPGNIRYVRLAGFEWSGEATSKVIADVARFLHGGDAIILDIAGNGGGAGEAVQALASYFLAPDGRVLMNFHDTFEGKDYATRVIDKLDGPRLTGIPLYVLISGRTGSAAEEFTAHVRYFKFGTLVGSNTAGAANNDHVFPVAPFFVQSISIGRPEHPVMHGNWEGTGLAPDIAAAPGQALAQAEIVALTALRAKTTDTARREDYDWALVAANAALHPVRPDPAVLAAYAGKYGTRKIWLADGVLMYQREGREATALTPLADDLFAMASTAEVRVRFRRDGGRITGYDTLSPDGQSIPVPRD; this is encoded by the coding sequence ATGGCCAATCTCGCCAGACGGATGGCCGTCGGGGCCGCGCTGTTGTTTTGCGGTTGCGCGCGGGCCGCCGCGCCGGCCGCCCTGACGCCGGCCCAGGACCACGCGGTGATCGACGCGGTCGCACGCCTGGTGTCCGCCCATTACGTGATCCCGGAAAAGCGCGACGGCATCGTCGCCGAGCTGCGCCGGCGCGAGGCCGCCGGCCGCTACACCATCGCCAACCCGGCGCAATTCGCGCAGATCCTGAGCGACGACATGGTCGCGATCGCGCAGGACCGGCACATGTGGTTCGACTACGACCCGGCCGCCTACCAGGCCGCGCTGTTGCCGCGCGACGCCAATGACAGCGATCCGCTGTCCGACGCGGCGTCGGCGCGCGACAACCAGGGCTATGAGGAGATGCGCATCCTGCCGGGCAATATCCGCTATGTCCGGCTCGCCGGTTTCGAATGGAGCGGCGAGGCCACCAGCAAGGTGATCGCCGACGTCGCGCGCTTCCTGCATGGCGGCGACGCCATCATCCTCGACATCGCGGGCAATGGCGGCGGCGCGGGCGAGGCGGTGCAGGCGCTGGCGAGCTATTTCCTGGCGCCCGACGGCCGCGTGCTGATGAACTTCCACGACACCTTCGAAGGCAAGGACTATGCGACGCGGGTGATCGACAAGCTCGACGGGCCGCGGCTCACCGGCATTCCGCTCTACGTCCTGATCAGCGGGCGCACCGGATCGGCGGCGGAGGAATTCACCGCCCATGTCCGCTATTTCAAGTTCGGCACGCTGGTGGGCTCGAACACGGCGGGCGCCGCGAACAACGATCATGTATTTCCGGTCGCGCCCTTCTTCGTGCAGAGCATCTCGATCGGGCGGCCCGAGCATCCCGTCATGCACGGAAATTGGGAGGGCACCGGCCTGGCGCCGGACATCGCCGCCGCGCCCGGGCAGGCGCTGGCGCAGGCCGAAATCGTGGCGCTGACGGCTCTGCGCGCCAAGACGACCGACACCGCGCGCCGCGAGGACTATGACTGGGCGCTCGTCGCCGCCAACGCCGCGCTGCATCCGGTGCGGCCGGACCCCGCCGTCCTCGCCGCCTATGCGGGCAAATATGGGACGAGGAAAATCTGGCTCGCCGACGGCGTCCTGATGTACCAGCGCGAGGGCCGCGAGGCGACGGCGCTGACCCCGCTCGCGGATGACCTTTTCGCTATGGCCAGCACCGCCGAGGTCCGGGTGCGCTTCCGCCGCGACGGCGGCCGGATCACGGGCTACGACACGCTCAGCCCCGACGGCCAATCCATCCCCGTGCCGCGCGATTGA
- a CDS encoding aminotransferase, with product MPLSNAQMRDVESVLHPYTNLVKFRETGPMIIERGQGVRVYDESGKDYIEAMAGLWCTALGWGDNELAETAAEQMKKLSFGHLFGGKSHEPAIALAEKLKEVAPFPVGKVFFANSGSEANDTQVKLYWYAANARGETKKKKILSRTKAYHGVTLASASLTGLANNHRSFDLPFDFARFAECPHYYRAAEPGETEMQFSARMGANLDALIEKEGADTIAAMIAEPVMGAGGVIVPPEGYFDQVVRVLEKHGIPLIADEVITGFGRTGNWFGSATYGFEPESMSIAKALSSAYLPISAVLLSPELSEIVEQESGRIGTFGHGFTYSGHPVSAAVALKTIEIYQRRDLVGHVRHVAPLFQKRLRALGEHPLVGEAVGVGLIGAIELVADKATKRNFEPAKQAGATLGNFAQDEGLIVRPLLGDRVALCPPLVITEAEIGELFDRLERALAKTLDWATREKLIAA from the coding sequence ATGCCCCTTTCCAATGCCCAGATGCGCGACGTCGAGAGCGTCCTGCACCCCTACACCAATCTCGTGAAATTCCGCGAGACCGGTCCGATGATCATCGAGCGCGGCCAAGGCGTGCGCGTCTATGACGAGAGCGGCAAGGACTATATCGAGGCGATGGCGGGGCTGTGGTGCACCGCGCTCGGCTGGGGCGACAACGAGTTGGCCGAGACCGCGGCGGAGCAGATGAAGAAGCTGTCCTTCGGCCATCTGTTCGGCGGCAAGAGCCACGAGCCGGCGATCGCGCTGGCCGAGAAGCTGAAGGAGGTCGCGCCGTTTCCGGTCGGCAAGGTGTTCTTCGCCAATTCGGGGTCCGAGGCCAACGACACCCAGGTCAAGCTCTACTGGTATGCCGCGAACGCGCGCGGCGAGACGAAGAAGAAGAAAATTCTTTCCCGCACCAAGGCCTATCACGGCGTGACGCTGGCGAGCGCCTCGCTCACCGGCCTCGCCAACAATCACCGCAGCTTCGACCTGCCGTTCGACTTCGCGCGCTTCGCCGAATGCCCACACTATTACCGCGCTGCCGAGCCGGGCGAGACGGAGATGCAGTTCTCCGCCCGCATGGGCGCGAACCTGGATGCGCTGATCGAGAAAGAAGGCGCCGACACCATCGCCGCGATGATCGCCGAGCCGGTGATGGGCGCGGGCGGCGTGATCGTGCCGCCGGAGGGCTATTTCGACCAGGTGGTGCGCGTGCTGGAGAAGCACGGCATCCCGCTGATCGCCGACGAGGTCATCACCGGCTTCGGCCGCACCGGCAACTGGTTTGGCTCGGCGACCTACGGCTTCGAGCCGGAGAGCATGTCGATCGCCAAGGCGCTGTCGAGCGCCTATCTGCCGATCAGCGCGGTGCTGTTGTCGCCGGAGCTGTCGGAAATCGTGGAGCAGGAATCGGGCCGGATCGGCACGTTTGGACACGGCTTTACGTACAGCGGCCATCCCGTCTCCGCCGCGGTGGCACTCAAGACCATCGAGATCTATCAGCGCCGCGATCTGGTCGGCCATGTCCGCCATGTGGCGCCGCTGTTCCAGAAGCGGCTGCGCGCGCTCGGCGAACATCCGCTGGTCGGCGAGGCGGTCGGCGTCGGCCTGATCGGCGCCATCGAACTCGTCGCCGACAAGGCGACGAAGCGGAATTTCGAACCGGCGAAACAGGCCGGCGCGACGCTCGGCAACTTCGCGCAGGACGAGGGCTTGATCGTGCGCCCGCTGCTGGGCGACCGTGTCGCGCTCTGCCCGCCGCTGGTGATCACCGAGGCCGAGATCGGCGAGCTGTTCGACCGTCTGGAGCGTGCCCTCGCCAAAACGCTCGATTGGGCGACGCGGGAAAAGCTGATCGCGGCCTGA
- a CDS encoding MBL fold metallo-hydrolase — translation MAIPFVRQFDPRYGEEVRVTPRISRLVANNPGPFTFMGTGVYIVGGKEVAVIDPGPDLPEHIEALKRALDGRRVSHILLTHTHTDHSPAAGPLKQWSGAPTYAFGPHGSGRDDGPKVEAGGDMDFVPDIRVTDGEILRGDGFTLECVYTPGHTSNHMCYALAEEKALFTGDHIMGWSTTVVTPPDGDMAQYIASVEKLQARDDAILYPTHGAPVSDPGPFLAAYREHRLDREAQVLASIAAGRDTIPAMVEHMYADVDKRLHPAASRSVLAHLIKLEHEGRVVNTGGIWRLAA, via the coding sequence ATGGCCATTCCCTTCGTCCGGCAATTCGATCCACGTTATGGCGAGGAGGTGCGGGTGACGCCGCGGATCAGCCGCCTCGTCGCGAACAATCCCGGGCCGTTCACCTTCATGGGCACCGGCGTCTACATCGTGGGCGGAAAGGAGGTCGCGGTGATCGATCCCGGCCCCGACCTGCCCGAGCACATCGAGGCGCTGAAGCGCGCCCTCGATGGCCGGCGCGTCAGCCACATCCTGCTCACCCACACCCATACCGATCACTCGCCGGCGGCCGGGCCGCTCAAGCAATGGTCGGGGGCGCCGACCTATGCTTTCGGGCCGCACGGCTCGGGCCGCGACGACGGACCGAAAGTCGAGGCCGGCGGCGACATGGATTTCGTGCCCGACATCCGCGTGACCGACGGCGAGATCCTGCGCGGCGACGGCTTCACCCTCGAATGCGTCTACACGCCGGGCCACACCTCGAACCATATGTGCTACGCGCTGGCCGAGGAGAAAGCCCTCTTCACCGGCGATCACATCATGGGCTGGTCGACCACAGTGGTGACGCCGCCCGACGGCGACATGGCGCAGTACATCGCGAGCGTGGAAAAGCTCCAGGCCCGCGACGACGCCATCCTCTATCCGACCCATGGCGCGCCGGTGAGCGATCCGGGACCCTTCCTCGCCGCCTATCGCGAGCATCGCCTGGACCGCGAAGCCCAGGTGCTGGCGAGCATCGCGGCCGGACGCGACACGATCCCGGCCATGGTCGAGCACATGTATGCCGATGTCGACAAGCGCCTGCACCCCGCCGCGTCGCGCTCGGTGCTGGCGCACCTGATCAAGCTGGAGCATGAGGGCCGGGTCGTGAACACCGGCGGCATTTGGCGCCTCGCCGCGTGA
- a CDS encoding helix-turn-helix transcriptional regulator — MKNRLRVLRAEKGWSQAELAERLGVARQSVNAVETGKFDPSLPLAFRIARLFGQPVEAIFEDGIDPDRT, encoded by the coding sequence ATGAAGAACCGCCTTCGCGTCCTGCGCGCCGAAAAGGGCTGGAGCCAGGCCGAGCTCGCCGAGCGCCTCGGCGTCGCCCGCCAGAGCGTCAACGCCGTCGAAACGGGCAAGTTCGATCCGTCGCTGCCGCTCGCCTTCCGCATCGCCCGGCTGTTCGGCCAGCCGGTGGAGGCGATCTTCGAGGACGGGATCGATCCCGATCGCACCTGA
- a CDS encoding DUF1499 domain-containing protein, whose translation MRSQRAAALVSLVCFVPGAVVALGASYGTRLGWWDYATGLKILAPGFLLALAGAVIGGLWLARALGGNNSAGWKFGVLGLAGSLLVVFVPLNQLRLTLFSPPIHDVSTNPEFPPLFVALLPLRAGAENGPDYDGANIITVGGKRTTVAAAQKKAYPDIKPYCVLLGAVNQHKQATLFWRAFQRAKDLGFAIVAFDEKDGTIEAVHTSFWFGLKQDVAIRVREAGKYGACLDIRVKSRTGVNDAGAAAALVRGYLQAVR comes from the coding sequence ATGCGATCCCAACGTGCCGCGGCCCTCGTCTCGCTTGTGTGTTTCGTGCCGGGCGCGGTCGTCGCGCTCGGCGCGTCCTACGGCACGCGGCTGGGCTGGTGGGACTATGCGACGGGGCTGAAGATTCTGGCGCCGGGGTTCCTGCTGGCCCTCGCCGGCGCCGTGATCGGCGGGCTGTGGCTGGCGCGCGCGCTCGGCGGCAACAACAGCGCCGGATGGAAATTCGGCGTGCTGGGGCTGGCGGGCTCGCTCCTGGTGGTGTTCGTGCCGCTCAACCAGCTTCGGCTGACGCTGTTCTCGCCGCCGATCCACGATGTTTCGACCAATCCGGAATTTCCGCCGCTGTTCGTGGCGCTGCTGCCGCTGCGGGCCGGCGCCGAAAACGGCCCGGACTATGACGGCGCCAACATCATCACGGTCGGCGGCAAGCGCACCACCGTGGCGGCGGCGCAGAAGAAGGCCTATCCCGACATCAAGCCCTATTGCGTGCTGCTGGGCGCGGTGAACCAGCACAAGCAGGCGACGCTGTTCTGGCGCGCCTTCCAGCGCGCCAAGGATTTGGGCTTCGCCATCGTCGCCTTCGACGAGAAGGACGGCACGATCGAGGCGGTGCATACCAGCTTCTGGTTCGGCCTCAAGCAGGACGTCGCGATCCGCGTGCGGGAAGCCGGCAAGTACGGCGCCTGCCTCGACATCCGCGTCAAGAGCCGCACCGGCGTGAACGACGCCGGCGCCGCGGCGGCGCTGGTGCGCGGCTATCTGCAGGCGGTGCGGTAG